One Chryseobacterium sp. StRB126 genomic region harbors:
- a CDS encoding hydroxymethylglutaryl-CoA reductase, degradative, which yields MNHKPIEGFSKLSKQGKIEWLVSEYLEDNQEYQNILKQYWNENADLQKLHEEFSENTISNFYMPYGIAPNFLIDGKLLALPMAVEESSVVAAASKAAKFWIDKGGFKTTIINTEKLGHTHFIFNVESHKLLHFFNFSLKKKLFESTQDITANMRKRGGGILNISLVDKTAEMPNYYQLKASFDTVDSMGANFINSCLEQFGKTLRQEVATCEDFTQDEKNSLQIVMNILSNFTPDCIVRAEVSCKMEDLKDDSGISPEEFASKFKQAVTIAEIEPYRATTHNKGVMNGVDAVVIATGNDFRATEACAHAYAARDGQYRSLTHCTTDNGVFRFWIDLPISVGVVGGLTNLHPLVKFSLALLGKPSAQELMSILAVSGLAQNFGALRSLVTTGIQKGHMKMHLLNILNQLGATEEEKEHFVTYFKDKTVSHHEVINEFNRMREN from the coding sequence ATGAATCATAAACCGATCGAAGGTTTTTCCAAGCTTTCAAAGCAGGGGAAAATCGAGTGGCTTGTAAGCGAATATCTTGAAGATAATCAAGAATATCAAAATATATTGAAACAATATTGGAATGAAAATGCAGATCTTCAGAAGCTTCATGAAGAATTTTCTGAAAATACGATATCCAATTTCTATATGCCGTATGGGATTGCTCCGAACTTTTTAATTGATGGAAAACTATTGGCACTACCAATGGCTGTTGAAGAAAGTTCAGTAGTAGCAGCAGCTTCCAAGGCCGCAAAATTCTGGATTGATAAAGGAGGTTTTAAAACAACCATTATTAATACTGAAAAGTTAGGGCACACTCATTTTATATTCAATGTAGAGTCGCACAAATTATTACACTTCTTTAATTTTAGTTTAAAGAAAAAATTATTTGAATCTACCCAGGATATTACTGCCAATATGAGAAAACGAGGCGGTGGAATTCTGAACATCAGCCTTGTGGATAAAACTGCAGAAATGCCAAATTATTACCAACTGAAAGCAAGTTTTGATACTGTAGACTCAATGGGAGCTAATTTTATCAATTCGTGTCTTGAACAGTTTGGGAAAACTTTGAGACAGGAAGTAGCAACCTGTGAAGATTTCACCCAGGATGAGAAAAATTCATTACAGATTGTGATGAATATCCTTTCCAATTTTACGCCTGACTGTATTGTAAGAGCTGAGGTTTCATGTAAAATGGAAGACTTAAAAGATGACAGTGGAATTTCTCCTGAAGAATTTGCTTCTAAATTTAAACAAGCCGTAACCATTGCTGAAATTGAACCTTACCGGGCAACAACTCATAATAAAGGAGTAATGAATGGAGTAGATGCTGTTGTAATTGCAACCGGAAACGATTTCAGAGCTACGGAAGCTTGTGCTCATGCCTATGCTGCAAGAGACGGACAATACAGATCTCTAACACATTGTACAACGGATAATGGAGTTTTCAGATTCTGGATAGATCTTCCGATTTCTGTAGGTGTTGTAGGAGGGTTAACAAATCTTCACCCTTTGGTAAAATTCTCTTTAGCATTACTTGGAAAACCATCTGCTCAGGAATTGATGAGTATCCTGGCTGTTTCAGGATTGGCACAGAACTTTGGTGCTCTACGTTCATTAGTAACAACTGGAATTCAGAAAGGGCACATGAAAATGCACTTACTGAATATTTTGAACCAATTGGGAGCTACTGAAGAAGAGAAAGAGCATTTTGTGACTTATTTCAAAGATAAGACGGTGAGTCACCATGAGGTAATCAATGAGTTTAACAGAATGAGAGAAAACTAA
- a CDS encoding DNA alkylation repair protein: MEKRKGARSIKDIPADILIQLNRGEIETANLTEWLAVDQRLLLENLLQQNNRTEYLQTILSRVDQLKKQTVNTINETIGLGILDFVIKNEDAEFLSKLSTHPADLVRCWAAYTIGRNNAFKIEEKFKKIQSFAADTHFGVREICWMTVRPDISKNLKESFSILSEWTKHENENIRRFSSESTRPRGVWCEHIDALKQNPGLGLEILEPLKSDSSRYVQDSVGNWLNDASKSQPEFVVEICDEWLRESNTKETQYIVKRALRTIRK; encoded by the coding sequence ATGGAAAAAAGAAAAGGAGCCCGTTCCATTAAAGATATTCCTGCTGATATTTTAATCCAATTGAACCGGGGAGAAATTGAAACAGCTAATCTAACAGAATGGCTGGCAGTGGATCAGAGGCTGCTATTGGAGAACCTGTTACAACAGAACAACCGGACAGAATATCTGCAAACCATTCTGAGTAGAGTAGATCAATTGAAAAAGCAAACAGTTAATACCATCAATGAAACTATTGGATTGGGAATTCTTGATTTTGTGATTAAAAATGAGGATGCAGAATTTCTTTCAAAGTTATCCACACATCCGGCAGACTTGGTTCGTTGTTGGGCTGCTTACACGATTGGACGGAACAATGCTTTTAAGATTGAAGAAAAGTTTAAAAAGATTCAATCCTTTGCTGCTGACACTCACTTTGGAGTAAGGGAAATCTGTTGGATGACGGTGCGTCCGGATATTTCAAAGAATCTTAAAGAATCCTTTTCTATTTTATCAGAATGGACGAAACATGAGAATGAAAATATCAGACGCTTTTCCAGTGAATCTACAAGACCGAGAGGGGTGTGGTGTGAGCATATTGATGCATTAAAACAAAATCCTGGATTAGGGTTGGAAATTTTAGAGCCATTAAAATCAGATTCTTCAAGATATGTACAGGATAGCGTGGGCAATTGGTTGAATGATGCCAGCAAATCCCAACCGGAATTTGTAGTGGAAATCTGCGATGAGTGGCTCAGGGAAAGTAACACAAAGGAAACTCAATATATTGTCAAAAGAGCCTTACGTACCATTCGTAAATAA
- a CDS encoding peroxiredoxin-like family protein produces the protein MNTLAKQIEHLNQELSSQLPQEILNAFGKSIEDLKTKRIEENSIQIGDQMPEFSLPNALGKIINSEDILKNGKMILAFYRGSWCPYCNLELKFLQDNLSRIKDKGATLMAVSPQRPDYSLSMTEKNNLEFEVLTDVDNNFAEKLGIAFQLQDFVLSYYKNLGIHLSDFNKNNDNTLPVPVVFVVDKNNVITYKFLDVNYMNRVDVEELIQAL, from the coding sequence ATGAATACACTGGCAAAGCAGATCGAACATTTGAATCAGGAATTATCTTCACAGCTTCCTCAGGAAATATTGAATGCATTTGGAAAGTCTATTGAAGATTTGAAAACAAAGAGAATAGAAGAAAATAGTATTCAGATTGGAGATCAGATGCCTGAGTTTTCATTGCCCAATGCTTTGGGTAAAATAATTAATTCTGAAGATATTCTTAAAAACGGAAAAATGATTTTAGCCTTTTATAGAGGAAGCTGGTGTCCTTATTGTAATCTGGAATTAAAATTTTTACAGGACAATCTTTCCCGAATAAAAGATAAAGGTGCTACTTTAATGGCTGTTTCTCCACAAAGGCCGGATTATTCTTTAAGCATGACAGAAAAAAATAATCTTGAATTTGAAGTATTAACGGATGTTGATAATAATTTTGCTGAAAAATTAGGGATAGCTTTTCAGTTGCAGGATTTTGTACTTTCTTATTATAAAAATCTTGGAATACATCTTTCTGATTTCAATAAAAATAATGATAATACTTTACCGGTTCCAGTTGTTTTTGTGGTGGATAAAAATAATGTGATTACATATAAATTTTTAGATGTAAATTACATGAATAGAGTAGATGTGGAAGAATTAATACAAGCATTATGA
- the pfkA gene encoding 6-phosphofructokinase, which produces MKESAVKKIAVLTSGGDAPGMNAALRAVVRTANYYNIECYGVREGYNGLISNDFLKMGARSVKNIINQGGTILKSARSTEFRTKEGRQKAYDNCVKLGIDGLVCIGGDGTFTGAKIFSEEFGIRVIGIPGTIDNDIFGTDNTIGYDTALNTAMEAIDKIRDTATSHNRVFFVEVMGRDAGFIALNSGLATGALDILIPEKKDSMDDLFTKFRKAEKTGKASSIVVVAEGEKLANVYGLAEKTKEIFPDYDIRVAVLGHMQRGGSPSCADRVLASRLGYGAVVGLMDGQNNVMAGMRSNDVVYTPIEEAIKKHNEINKDLMLISEILAI; this is translated from the coding sequence ATGAAAGAGAGTGCTGTAAAAAAGATTGCAGTTCTTACTTCAGGAGGAGACGCTCCAGGTATGAATGCAGCATTAAGAGCGGTAGTAAGAACCGCCAATTACTATAATATTGAATGCTACGGGGTAAGGGAAGGCTACAATGGCCTTATCAGCAATGATTTTCTAAAAATGGGAGCCCGTTCCGTAAAAAATATAATCAACCAAGGTGGAACAATTCTAAAGTCTGCCAGATCTACTGAATTCAGAACTAAAGAAGGCCGTCAGAAAGCTTATGATAACTGTGTAAAGCTGGGTATCGACGGATTGGTATGTATTGGTGGAGACGGAACTTTCACCGGTGCCAAGATCTTCAGCGAAGAATTCGGAATCAGAGTAATCGGTATTCCGGGAACTATTGACAATGATATTTTCGGAACGGATAATACCATCGGATATGACACTGCGTTGAATACTGCTATGGAAGCAATTGACAAAATCCGTGATACCGCAACTTCTCACAACAGAGTCTTCTTTGTGGAAGTAATGGGCCGTGATGCTGGATTTATCGCTTTAAACAGTGGTTTGGCTACAGGTGCTTTAGATATTTTAATTCCTGAGAAAAAAGACAGTATGGATGATCTTTTTACAAAGTTCAGAAAAGCTGAAAAAACAGGAAAAGCATCCAGCATTGTAGTGGTAGCAGAAGGTGAAAAGCTAGCCAATGTTTATGGGTTGGCAGAAAAAACAAAGGAAATATTCCCTGACTATGACATTCGCGTAGCCGTTTTGGGACATATGCAGAGAGGAGGATCTCCTAGTTGTGCAGACCGGGTATTGGCCAGCAGACTTGGATATGGTGCAGTAGTAGGATTAATGGATGGACAGAACAATGTAATGGCAGGAATGCGTTCCAACGATGTGGTGTATACCCCTATTGAAGAAGCCATTAAAAAACATAACGAAATCAATAAAGACCTAATGTTGATTTCAGAAATTTTAGCAATCTAA
- a CDS encoding TIGR03915 family putative DNA repair protein, whose protein sequence is MTTLLYDGSFDGLFTAIFEVFEYRYRDVEIVNRERFHQKNIFAETHEVITQTDKSERVLKKLEQNLGKQGVHKFLKVFLSEDSELEKVILSAIKQSVKNPDKNILENYTDTNIMKISKICKSVDRESHRMTAFVRFEKMQDDIFFSKIDPDFNVLPLIRKHFSDRYQDQKWMIYDLRRNYGILYDLETSDFFYPEEKLEIKNYQDKFHDEEKNYQTLWQRYFTKTNIVERKNLRLHVQHVPKRYWKYLTEKW, encoded by the coding sequence ATGACCACTCTACTTTATGATGGCAGTTTTGACGGTCTTTTCACTGCAATATTCGAAGTTTTTGAATATCGCTATAGAGATGTGGAAATTGTGAATAGGGAAAGGTTTCATCAGAAAAATATTTTTGCAGAGACTCATGAAGTCATCACTCAAACTGATAAATCTGAAAGGGTCTTAAAAAAGTTAGAACAAAATCTTGGGAAACAAGGCGTGCATAAATTCTTAAAAGTTTTCTTATCCGAAGATTCTGAATTGGAAAAAGTAATACTATCAGCCATAAAACAATCTGTAAAAAATCCTGATAAAAACATCCTGGAAAATTATACTGATACTAATATCATGAAAATTTCCAAAATCTGTAAATCTGTAGACAGAGAAAGTCATAGAATGACAGCTTTTGTCCGGTTTGAAAAAATGCAGGATGATATTTTCTTTTCGAAAATAGACCCTGATTTCAATGTGCTTCCTTTAATCAGAAAACATTTCAGTGATCGTTACCAGGATCAGAAATGGATGATCTATGATTTACGAAGAAATTACGGAATCCTTTATGATCTGGAAACCTCTGACTTCTTTTATCCGGAGGAAAAATTAGAGATCAAGAATTATCAGGATAAGTTTCATGATGAGGAAAAGAATTATCAAACACTTTGGCAACGATATTTTACCAAGACCAATATTGTTGAAAGAAAAAATCTGAGACTACATGTACAGCATGTTCCCAAAAGATATTGGAAGTATTTAACTGAGAAATGGTGA
- a CDS encoding response regulator transcription factor, producing MDKKFITQAKKPHFLTRVWNNYPELLQNENTMQSVPSIERIIGEVFAPGRFYHYIINFADSTIYNHHEDILKIHGLNKYPIHLKEIIDLIHPDDLEFVMEAERMCMAKMIEINASDRLSELKFSYCFRMRTFKGNYELFHHQSLHTYRDESDRVLQAINIHTNIEHITHQNSYTVLISGINGREDFHQMQWQKDDNITDPIPVYFTKREVEIITYLAKGYSAGKISERLNISEETVRTHRKNILRKSNCKNCSELIKMAFEWGYL from the coding sequence ATGGATAAAAAATTTATAACTCAGGCTAAAAAACCACATTTTCTGACCAGAGTGTGGAACAATTATCCGGAACTTCTTCAGAATGAAAACACAATGCAGTCTGTTCCTTCTATTGAGCGCATTATTGGAGAAGTCTTTGCTCCCGGAAGATTTTATCATTACATCATCAATTTTGCAGACAGTACCATTTACAACCATCATGAAGATATTCTGAAAATACATGGGCTAAACAAATACCCGATACATCTCAAAGAAATCATAGACCTCATCCATCCTGATGATCTGGAATTCGTGATGGAAGCAGAAAGAATGTGCATGGCAAAAATGATAGAGATAAATGCTTCTGATCGTCTTTCAGAACTTAAATTCAGCTATTGTTTTCGGATGAGAACTTTCAAAGGGAACTATGAACTTTTTCATCATCAGTCTTTGCACACGTATAGGGATGAAAGTGACCGCGTTTTGCAAGCCATTAATATCCATACCAATATTGAGCATATCACCCATCAGAATTCTTACACCGTTTTAATCTCCGGAATTAATGGTAGAGAAGATTTTCATCAGATGCAATGGCAAAAGGATGATAATATAACAGACCCTATCCCTGTCTATTTTACGAAAAGAGAGGTTGAAATCATCACTTATCTTGCAAAAGGCTATTCCGCTGGAAAAATCTCTGAACGATTAAATATTTCCGAAGAAACAGTAAGAACCCACAGAAAAAATATTCTAAGAAAATCCAATTGTAAAAACTGTTCAGAGCTTATTAAAATGGCTTTTGAATGGGGATATTTATAA
- a CDS encoding putative DNA modification/repair radical SAM protein — MNFDRLKEKLEILADAAKYDVSCSSSGGTRKNKKGALGDSSVSGICHTYTEDGRCVSLLKILLTNHCIYDCAYCVSRSSNDIKRAAFTVEEAVDLTINFYRRNYIEGLFLSSGIFKNADTTMERLVRVAKKLRLEENFNGYIHLKSIPGASDDLMQEAAMYADRLSVNIEIPTESGLKLLAPEKNRQDMISPMRYIQKGIIQYQDEKKILKKVPKFAPAGQSTQMIVGATNENDLQIIKVADHFYKNFNLKRVYYSGYVPVLEDNRLPSLTTEVPMLRENRLYQSDWLMRFYGFKAEEILDPNIPFLDLEVDPKLSWALRHLDQFPVNIQTADYQMILRIPGIGVKSAQKIVSARRFQVLNLDHLRQLGASVNRAKYFIDFNAGNPFLKYLTHQNLKKLLMGGRSSKFHNQFSQQLTLF; from the coding sequence ATGAATTTTGACCGCCTTAAAGAAAAACTTGAAATCCTTGCTGATGCTGCCAAGTATGATGTTTCATGCTCATCAAGCGGAGGAACAAGAAAGAATAAAAAAGGGGCTTTAGGAGATAGTTCCGTAAGTGGGATTTGTCATACCTATACCGAAGACGGCAGATGCGTTTCTTTACTCAAAATTTTATTAACCAATCACTGTATTTATGATTGTGCTTATTGTGTATCCAGAAGTTCAAATGATATAAAAAGAGCTGCTTTTACGGTAGAAGAAGCTGTAGACCTTACTATTAATTTTTATCGGAGAAACTATATCGAAGGTTTATTTCTGAGTTCAGGAATTTTTAAAAATGCAGATACAACAATGGAGCGTCTTGTAAGAGTTGCTAAAAAACTGCGTCTGGAAGAGAACTTTAACGGATATATTCATCTAAAATCTATTCCGGGAGCTAGTGACGATCTGATGCAGGAAGCCGCTATGTATGCAGACCGATTATCCGTCAATATTGAAATTCCTACGGAAAGCGGATTAAAATTGCTGGCTCCTGAAAAAAACAGGCAGGATATGATTAGTCCTATGAGATACATTCAAAAAGGGATTATCCAATATCAGGACGAGAAAAAGATTTTAAAGAAGGTACCTAAGTTTGCGCCTGCAGGGCAATCTACTCAAATGATTGTAGGTGCTACTAACGAAAATGACCTGCAAATCATCAAAGTGGCAGATCATTTTTATAAAAACTTCAATCTAAAAAGGGTATATTATTCCGGATATGTTCCTGTTTTAGAAGACAACAGGCTTCCTTCTCTAACTACTGAAGTTCCCATGCTTCGTGAAAACAGGCTTTATCAATCGGATTGGCTCATGAGGTTTTATGGTTTTAAAGCAGAAGAAATTTTAGATCCTAATATCCCATTTCTTGATCTGGAAGTGGATCCCAAACTGAGCTGGGCTCTACGACATCTGGATCAGTTTCCGGTGAATATTCAGACCGCAGACTATCAGATGATTTTAAGAATTCCTGGAATTGGAGTAAAGTCGGCACAAAAAATTGTGAGTGCCAGACGTTTTCAGGTTTTAAACCTGGATCACTTGAGACAATTAGGAGCTTCCGTAAACCGGGCTAAATATTTTATTGATTTTAATGCAGGAAATCCCTTTTTAAAATATTTAACCCATCAAAATTTGAAGAAACTGTTGATGGGAGGCCGTTCTTCGAAGTTTCATAATCAGTTTTCGCAACAACTGACTTTGTTTTAG
- a CDS encoding winged helix-turn-helix transcriptional regulator, which yields MEIKGRAEENKICPLEVAVNTISGKWKIPIVWQINEGKKRPSEFLRGIAKVDRRVLNQQLTEMVEDGILTKQSFNELPPRVEYTLTELGEKLVAILWQLNNWGKLLIPEEKDIEGSN from the coding sequence ATGGAAATAAAGGGAAGAGCTGAAGAAAATAAAATCTGTCCATTGGAAGTTGCTGTTAATACCATCAGCGGAAAATGGAAAATTCCCATTGTTTGGCAGATTAATGAGGGAAAGAAACGTCCAAGTGAGTTTTTGCGTGGAATTGCGAAAGTAGACCGTAGAGTTCTTAATCAACAACTGACAGAAATGGTTGAAGATGGCATTCTGACGAAACAATCTTTTAATGAGCTCCCTCCAAGAGTTGAATATACATTAACAGAGCTTGGTGAAAAGTTGGTTGCCATTCTTTGGCAGCTGAATAATTGGGGAAAGCTCTTAATTCCTGAAGAGAAGGATATAGAAGGCTCAAATTGA
- a CDS encoding DUF4846 domain-containing protein, whose translation MKRIISGVATTMVLLGCTKDKTPSNLTSQDTKDITIESSVQINKDKNTIWERFSPPKGYQWHKEKPDSFGYFIENFKLKPYGSQILRYDDSPISTQHLHEAVFDIDTGNKDLQQCADAVIRLRAEYLYKIKKTDDIKFHFTSGDLLSWNDYKNGTRAFVSGNSVNFRKTAGFDNSYQNFRNYLDLIFNYAGTISLNKETKPVLKNSDLKTGDILITPGSPGHVVFISGVCKSKEGKKLFLLSEGFTPAQSIHLLSNPFQKNISPWYDLDVDSSEAKTARYIFKPTNFRRF comes from the coding sequence ATGAAAAGAATTATTTCAGGAGTGGCGACTACCATGGTTTTATTGGGCTGTACCAAAGATAAGACACCATCAAATCTCACTTCTCAAGATACAAAGGATATAACTATTGAAAGTTCTGTACAGATCAATAAAGATAAAAATACAATCTGGGAAAGATTTTCTCCTCCTAAAGGTTATCAATGGCACAAAGAAAAACCTGATTCGTTCGGATATTTTATTGAAAATTTTAAATTGAAACCTTATGGAAGTCAGATTTTAAGATATGATGACTCTCCTATTTCCACACAACATCTTCATGAAGCTGTTTTTGATATTGATACGGGAAATAAAGACCTCCAACAATGTGCAGATGCAGTGATTCGTCTAAGAGCTGAATATTTATACAAAATCAAAAAGACGGATGACATTAAGTTTCATTTTACGAGTGGTGACTTGCTTAGCTGGAATGATTATAAAAATGGAACAAGAGCTTTCGTCAGTGGTAATTCTGTAAACTTTAGAAAAACAGCTGGTTTTGATAATTCTTATCAGAATTTCAGAAATTATCTGGATCTTATCTTTAATTATGCGGGAACTATTTCCTTAAATAAGGAAACCAAACCGGTCTTAAAAAACTCAGATTTAAAAACCGGAGACATTCTGATCACTCCGGGAAGCCCGGGACATGTGGTTTTTATTTCAGGTGTCTGTAAGAGTAAGGAAGGGAAAAAATTATTTTTATTAAGCGAAGGATTTACACCGGCTCAATCTATACATCTGTTATCCAACCCTTTTCAAAAAAATATTTCGCCATGGTATGACCTTGACGTGGACAGTTCTGAGGCTAAAACAGCACGGTATATTTTTAAACCTACAAATTTCAGACGCTTTTAA
- a CDS encoding DUF423 domain-containing protein, whose product MKTITLIFGAVYGMLSVILGAFGAHALKKILSVERLESFETGVRYQMYAAFFLLIIGYILKFETSTEKWTSILMIAGTLLFSVSIYFLSLQDYLGANLKFLGPITPLGGLLMILSWGMLILYFAKNRI is encoded by the coding sequence ATGAAAACAATTACCCTGATTTTTGGAGCCGTTTATGGAATGTTGTCCGTAATTCTTGGCGCATTCGGAGCTCATGCCTTAAAGAAAATACTATCGGTGGAAAGGCTGGAAAGTTTTGAAACCGGAGTACGATACCAGATGTATGCAGCCTTTTTCCTGCTGATCATCGGATATATTTTAAAATTTGAAACTTCCACAGAAAAATGGACATCCATTTTAATGATTGCCGGAACACTGTTGTTCTCGGTAAGTATTTATTTCCTGAGCCTACAGGATTATTTAGGAGCTAATCTTAAATTTTTAGGGCCTATTACTCCGCTTGGTGGATTATTGATGATCCTGAGCTGGGGAATGTTGATTCTTTATTTTGCGAAAAATAGAATTTAA
- the gap gene encoding type I glyceraldehyde-3-phosphate dehydrogenase, whose amino-acid sequence MSTIKVGINGFGRIGRLVFRAMTERDNIEVVGINDLINAEYMAYMLKYDSVHGIFPGEVSVEGNDLVVNGKKIRVTAEKDPSNLKWDEIGADYVVESTGLFLDKDSAAKHITAGAKKVILSAPSKDDTPMFVMGVNHKELTDDIKILSNASCTTNCLAPLAKVIHDNFGIVEGLMTTVHATTATQKTVDGPSMKDWRGGRAALNNIIPSSTGAAKAVGKVIPSLNGKLTGMSFRVPTVDVSVVDLTVRIEKAASYEEICSVIKAASEGELKGILGYTEEAVVSQDFVGDKRTSIFDKDAGIMLSPNFVKLVSWYDNEMGYSNKLVDMLVHAASLS is encoded by the coding sequence ATGTCAACAATTAAAGTAGGTATCAACGGTTTTGGTAGAATTGGACGTCTTGTTTTCAGAGCAATGACTGAAAGAGACAACATTGAAGTTGTAGGAATCAATGACCTAATCAATGCAGAATACATGGCTTACATGTTAAAATATGACTCTGTACACGGTATTTTCCCAGGTGAAGTTTCTGTAGAAGGAAATGATCTTGTTGTAAACGGAAAAAAAATCAGAGTAACTGCTGAAAAAGATCCAAGTAACCTAAAGTGGGATGAAATTGGTGCAGATTACGTAGTAGAATCTACTGGTTTATTCCTAGATAAAGACAGTGCTGCAAAACACATTACTGCTGGTGCTAAGAAAGTAATCCTTTCTGCTCCTTCTAAAGATGATACTCCAATGTTTGTAATGGGTGTAAACCACAAGGAACTTACTGATGATATCAAAATTTTATCAAACGCTTCTTGTACTACAAACTGTTTAGCTCCTTTAGCTAAAGTAATCCACGATAACTTCGGAATCGTTGAAGGTTTAATGACAACTGTACACGCTACAACAGCTACTCAAAAGACTGTTGATGGTCCTTCAATGAAAGACTGGAGAGGTGGTAGAGCTGCTCTAAACAACATCATCCCTTCTTCTACAGGTGCTGCTAAAGCGGTAGGAAAAGTAATTCCTTCATTAAACGGAAAATTAACAGGTATGTCTTTCAGAGTACCAACTGTTGACGTTTCTGTAGTAGATTTAACAGTGAGAATTGAAAAAGCGGCTTCTTATGAAGAAATCTGTTCAGTAATCAAAGCTGCTTCTGAAGGTGAATTGAAAGGTATCCTAGGATATACTGAAGAGGCTGTAGTATCTCAGGACTTCGTAGGAGATAAGAGAACTTCTATCTTCGACAAAGACGCTGGTATCATGCTTTCTCCTAACTTCGTGAAACTTGTTTCTTGGTATGACAACGAAATGGGCTACTCTAACAAGTTAGTTGATATGCTTGTACACGCTGCTTCTTTATCATAA